In Leucobacter denitrificans, the genomic window ACTCGGTTACCTCAGCGAGGTTGAACGCGGTCAGAAAGAAGCATCGAGCGAGATTCTCGCTGCCGTCGCCGACGCGCTCGATACGCCATTGTCGGTGGTCCTTGGTGAGGTAAGCGAGCGTCTCGCTATCGTTGAGGGGCTTTCGATGCCTATGCCAAGTCGTGTACCT contains:
- a CDS encoding helix-turn-helix domain-containing protein, translated to MVLMRQEIGDVLRDFRLQKGRTLRQVAGDASVALGYLSEVERGQKEASSEILAAVADALDTPLSVVLGEVSERLAIVEGLSMPMPSRVPDTVPAELVSGYGELVSR